TCAAATACAGTTTCTAAGTTAtcaatatcttcttttatagtattatatacatcTTCAGCTTCCTTAAGAAAactattcatttcatttattgcaTCTTGATTGGATACATTATCttgaatcattttatttatatcatcctgttaaaggttttttttttaacgtaaatACAAtgctaaatttattttataaataaaatattttttatacatacaataatCTTTACCTGCGTGCATTGAATAGATTTTTTTAGCACTTCTATGTGTTCTTCGGTTTGTTCTGTCAGATCTGCATAACCACCCACAAAAACGCGAGGTAGATGCCATAGTTCTTCTAATTCTCTAATGCCTTGGTCGACTTTACGTcctaatgaaataaatttatcgaaactAATAGTAGACATGCCATCAAAACTCTATCTCTGAGagctcgatatttttttttttttttttttttttagtttgaataaagttttaataaatatacttcaCGAACCTTCTTAGCAACGGCCGTTTAAAAATCctttcaatttgaaattgtACGAACCGTGATATACACGTAATATAGAGGGAATACTTGTTTACGAATGTTTCCGTTGCGCCATCTTACATACAAATTGACGCGATTTctcacaaaatatataatattgacgCACATATTACAATagatttattgttttattaacaCCAATATTAGGATTTAATTGACTTTAtaaattgtttcattttatttccaaaaaaatataatatttatagaaaatgcaGATAAAACATATTGCATTAGCCTACACGAAATCGGCCAATAGAAAATCATATACGATATTAGTAGGGTTTTTAATCTGATACGAGAAAATTGCGCTGACATGgaattctttttctagatTGTATTGTTAGCGACAGTACttatacaaaatatgaatttatccATTAAAAGTAATCGTAATAAGTAAAAGTATCGTATTACTATATagttcgaatatatataaatgttaaacaaattaaatataaatagcaTCATTGAATTCATTGTAATTGAtacaatgtaattaataaaaatgtcatttctcaacaaataaaaattataattaaaaaatttgagacTATATACTTTAGGCATGCAccatgacttttttttttcatatatacatacttcattatattgtaattttataagataattattttatttagttattcgcacgttataattcttatattaactgacatattaaaattatcaattatttgatataactACAATTGCTTAgtttaatattctatataatgaataattattgcCTTCAGCAATAGATAGATTTCATATCAAACCTGAAAGTCCCTTTAGATAGCTATTTTGACAAGAATCatgaaattgataaatatagagAATATATGGAATCACCATAAATTGAAATGACATTATCagacaaaaaaaagtagtGAAGAAATTTctgaaaaagcaaagaaatttatacgattagaaaataaaaattaaagtatcAGACATCTGATGTtaatgaagaaatagaaattgaattaaatattataaaaaatacattgataaaactaatataaatttcttcctATTCATTACATGATAGTAATAAATggaaactttttaaaataatgtcaTATAACGATGTCATGTAAGAAATTATAGAAACCTTACAGAATTGTGTATTAACACcattaaatgtttttaaaacGCCAATGCAAATTACAAatattgggttggcaactaagtgattgcggattttgtCGATAGATGGACCTTAcactttcttttgttttgttaatgTTGATCATTGCATCTaacctatatttttttttttttattatttggacTTCTACCTTTAatttagtaaaaaaattatgtcgATTAATGCtttagttttgtttttatcccaatttaaaaatggaagaaCAAGACGTGCACTTCAgacatattttattgtattacttcCGAAAAGGCATGAACGCATCGCAAGCACAAAAGAAGTTATGTGCCGTATATGGAAATGAAGCCTTAAAAGAAAGGCAGTGTCAAAATTGGTTTGCCAGATTTCGTTCTGGTGATTTTTCACTGAAAAATGCTCAACGATCTGGCCGTCCAGTTGAAATCGATGAGATCCATATCAAGGCTATTATCGATTCAGATCGTCATATTACAACACGTGATATTGCGGAGAAGCTCAATGTATCGCATACATGcattgagaaaaaattaaaaatacttgGTTATGTcaagaaattcaatttatgGATCCCTCACCAgtttaatgaaattcatttGACGCAACGCATTAGCATCTGCGATTCGCTTCTGAAAGGCAACGAAACTGATCCATTTCTGAAAAGCCTAATTACTGGCGACGAAAAGTGGATAGTTTATAACAATGTCAAACGCAAGAGATCATGGAGCGAAAAAGATAAACCTGCTCAAAGCATTTCCAAAGCCAATATCCATCAGAAAAAGGTGATGCTGTCTGTTTGGTGGGATTTTAAAGGAATTGTTTTTTTGAGATTTTACCggataatacaataattaattcggAAGTCTACTGTCATCAGCTGGACAAACTGAATGATGCACTTCAACAGAAAAGGCCAGAATTAATCAACAGAAAAGGTGTAGTATTCCTCCAAGATAATGCGAGACTTCATACAAGTTTGGTCACTCGCCAAAAGCTTTTACAGCTTGAATGGGATACTATGCCACACCCACCATATTCTCCAGATCTGGCACCTtcggattattatttgttccaatcactgcaaaattttttagacGGTAAAATCTTCAATTCAAATGAGGAGGTCAAAAACCACCTCGATCAGTTTTTTGCCAGCAAAGACCAAAAATTTTATGAGCATGGAATCATGCTACTACCAAAAAGATGGCAAAAGGTATTAGACCAGAATggccaatatataatttaataaaatatttgttcattatacgaaaattatatatgtattgggttggcaactaagtgattgctgatttcaaataataaggaaacgacaaaatccgcaatcacttagtttcCAAcccaataaaatatacaaatgcttaggatttcaaaataataatcaagtcAACTATTCATCTAATAAACAAACTAATAAATTACGGAACGTTTATCccatgaagaaataaaaagtttatcaCCTACTATTATTAAATGACATTGAtacaatatcataaaatagTTTGCTTAATCCTAATATAACTTCgtcaataaatttgttaaaaaatgatGAGTATGATCAAAAGTtagattgtaataataattctgcTTATCATACATCTAACAATTGCatgttattaataacattaaattatcatgaaaaataaatatacgcaACAATCAAAATCTGTGTAATTGTCATTAGAAAATGGTAATAGTAGGAAACAGAACATTAAGTTTTTCTTAATAGAGAAAACAGAGTCTTATATTTTGTAGATATTCTAAGTTATATAGATGCTGTTTTCAAGTATCAAAATAAAACTCCAGAAAGGTTTCATACTCAAAGTCAaagcaaaaaaacaaatataaagaaacaagtcaattagaagaaagaaaagcaattaaaaatatccttcAAACTCCATATTCCAAATAGTTTCTAATGAAGATGTATCAAAAGATCTAAAggaattatgataatataatcaaaGAGAGATTTTGTCCAAACATTTATacttaaaaagtattaaaatactTAGGATTTCAAGGTAATAATCAAATCAACTGTTCTATCTAATAAACAAACAGAACAAATTGTAGAAGATTTATCTGATGAAGTCATAAAAAGTTTATCAAGTAAATTTAGTATTACCTCAGTATATCTCTTAATGATGTTAATAATTGCTTATAGGTTATGgaatcttttttgatttttgtatgaataataattattgtattttccTGGGGCATATACAAATCTCTATTTACGtataatagattattaaatttcttttgcaCATGTCAACTTCAgatttgagaaaaaatatttttttttttatataacttaaaCTGTATTAATCTGAATTATGGATTCTTTCGGTCTCCTTAGATTGTctataaaataagaatgttCTCATAAGCATTGTATCGTAAAACTTTTGTCAAGTTTTTTGATagaattataaagatattatcacTGATTCAACTCGGATACATACAAAGTGATATCAGCAgtcttatttaaaattgtacTTTTCTCagataaatatgaatttatcaatgatatcTGATcaatggatttctttttttttacaattccaatccaaattagaaataaaaaagaatttcttgtACAACATCTGAACCATTAGAATTATTTGTTGTAGAAGTTTTTTGAATtctctaaaaaataaaaataatcttataaatattatctttcccatcaaaagtaatataattgatttaacTTACAAATTAAGAACAAACGAGAAATGATATCTATATTCTTCAAATATAGTTTCTAAATTATCAACATCttttaaagtattatatataatcttgaGTCTCCTGAAAGACTACCCATCTCATCTGTTGCATCTGAAttggatattttattatctctgaTCACTTTCTTTGTATCATATtatcaatgtttttttctaacataaaTTCAatactaaatttattttataagtaaaatatcttttataataaataacaatcttTACCTGTCCGCCTTGAATAggtattgttaattaaattattatgtatttttccGTCTGTTCTACAAAATCTACATGGCCATCCACAAAAACGAGTGGCAAATGCCATAACTCTTCTAATTCCTGTATCTTCGTCGAGTTTACgtcttaaagaaataaatttatcgaaacgaACAATAGAAATGCCATAAAAAATTCTATCCGAGAactcgatatttctttttagttttaatGTTCAAACAAGATACTCCACGAACTTTCTTAGCAACGACAgtttgaaaatcttttcaatttaacATCGTATAAACCacgataaaatgtaatatagaGGGAATTCTTATTTAAGAATGCTTTCGTTGCGCCATCTAACGTACATAATCTTACTGATGATACCTcgcaaatacaaaaaaaattagatttatgTATTTGTTAATATCAGCACatgatttaattgattttacgaatttcgttattttattttcaaaaaattaaatattcgcAACAATGTAGATAAGTATATTCCGTTAAatctatatgaaataaataaatagaaaatcatACATAATAGTAATAGGAATTTTAACATAGTACCGAGAAAATGGTACCGTTAGGGAGATTTCTTTTTACGGTTGTATTATTAGCAACAGTGTTggtacaaaatataaatttatccgTTAAAGTGACATATCGTTTAAGTTTGAATATATAAGTGTTGaatagatgaaataaaaatattatcgtgaattgtattaacatttttttgataaatattatctcattatataaatataaagatcaCAATTGGTAGGTACAGTggaattgataaaaatgtcatttcttaaaaaaaagaaattttaacttAATGATTTTagactatatatttttttctttgacataTTCCttgtcgtttatttttttttttttttttataaattattatataatagtttaataagataattattttacttaattatttgtattttatagatatattaaatgacAGATTGAAACTAgcaattatttgatataactGCTATTGTTGTTTAAACAATCATTATAATGGATAATTATTGTTCTCCGCAATGGGTAGATTTTACATCTAATCTAGAAGTGCCTTCAGATAGTTATTTTGACGAAGATCatgaaattgataaatatagagAATGCTTGGTAGCATCACAAACTGAAGTAACATTaacagaaacagaaaagaaagaaaacatttctaaggaaacaaaagaatctataaaattggaaaagaaaaatttcacagAGTCCTCATCTGATATTAATGAAGAAGTAGAAactgaattaaatattataaagaatacaCCAATAAAACTAATGTATACTTCTTCCACTTCATCATATGGTAGTAGTAAATGTAAACTTCTTAAGAAAGTATCATATAACGATATCATTCAAGAAGCTATGGAAAACTTACAAAATTGTGTATTAACACCATCAAGCGTTTTTAAAAAACCAATGCTAATTACAAACGAAGCGTCAAAATTAGAATTTCAAGATAATAATCAAGTTAACTGTTCATCCAgtaaagaaatagaacaaGTTACAAAAGATTTAtctaatgaagaaataaaaagtttatcaGCTTCTATTACTAAACATGATATTGATACAACACCACAAAATAATTTGCTTAATCCTAATCAATCctcaataaatttgttaaaatacaATGAGTTTGATCAAAAGTTAGATTGTGATAATAATACTGGTTGTCATACATCTGAAAATTCTACTAAATTATCATTGAAAGTAAATATGTGCAACAAACCAAATTCATGTAAGTCAATAGAAAAAAGCAATGGTAGGAAACAATCCAGAACATTAAGTTATCAGTGTAGAAGACAGAGTCTTACATTTCGTAGACATTCCAATCGATATATCAGCTCAGCAGCAGCTGTTCTTCAGTATCAAAATAAAACTCCAGAAAGATTTCATAGtcaaagtagaaaaaaacagaaagaaccGAAGGTTAATGAGATGAAAGAGAaccatttaaaattaaaatctacaAAACAGGATTTGTCAAATTCTTTATTCCAAACAAATTCAAATAAGAACGTTACATTGACAGatgtaaaaaaatcaaaattaataaagtcaACCGGATCTTGTTCAAATGCTTCTACCAAAAGAACATctcgtaataaaaatgttttttccgCAATTGTAGACAATAATGGTTCAGGATTagtcattaaaaaagaaaaaattttattctatgatATTCCTATAGATtccaaacaaaagaaaactacaCGTCCTATACCTTTTAGTTTCGAAAATCGTGATAAATTAAAGCAAGAATCTAAATTAAAACAGTCGCAgcttaataaaaatgataataaaaatattgaaaatctcccgaataaaaagaatttaagtaTGATAAAAGGAGGATCctctttatctatatcttCAACGAATAGTCAGAAAAATACaagtataaatatacgtgaaaaaaaattattaaaggtagaaaaagaaaataaacaatgtGATGTCAATGCTTCTACAACAAGTGAAATCAATATAGATCAAAAAGGAAACATCAAAccaaaaattatgaaaatcgGAATGAATTCTTATGAGAGAGCGAAACAAAGACATGAATTTGATGAAAAGATTAAACAAAAGATTATTatgcaagagaaagaacgtcaaaaagaagaagagaaaaaattggctaaggaaaaattacaaatagcTGTGCTTCGCAAGCAGACAGAGATGAAAGCAAGACCTATGCCAGTATTTAAACCACCCCGTCATATTAAATCTTTGAAACCATTAACTGAACCGCATAGTCCAGCTTGGgcgcataaaaataaaaaatcaacttcataatattttttctagagagagtataaatatattatattgtataagtatattgcatatattccattttatttaaaatatttttttatgtaaatatgtaaaagaatatatgtatatgtaagatAAGTAAcatattaaagtattaataCAAGAACGTTATAAAGGCATTAATATTAGTTAAGAAGTaacatcttttttaatatttttttttttttttttttgacatacTTATTGCATTAgacacaataattataatttaatatttttaaatttatgactttattaaatattcctatatatcaaatatattaatacattttcaaattaaaacagtttatattttttgcattTAAAACTTGATTATCAGATGATTTCGTAATAATGcgtaaattattgaaatataaaatatatgaagtaTTGAATGCAATATtgaataaacattattttgttcaattttctttaaacttattattatttaaaacctgtaaataacaatttttggATTAAGTTCGTAATAATCAATTAtggaagttttttttttaacgaatttaaaaatcacGCGCTAAATAACAAACAgattcatattttatcatatatattctctcgttttatttcgaaattcctATGTACTCGAATTATGATCACCTATTGGCCAACAGTTCGTACCATTGGAAAgttaaatttctttgaaaatgtaACGAAAATTAGATCACCGTTATATGACTTtctataagaatattattaatactttatctttacgatttattttttatttgaaatatataaaatttttatttaaataataaatgaagcaaaataatatatttttgtcaatCGAAAATACTAACTGTTAACTGATAGGTCAAGGAAAATGGAAGGTTACGCTCATAAGATATATACGTTTGTCTTTATCTCTTACACGTTAGTCCTCTTTGGTCCTCTTATTACTACGAATCAGCTGCGGGTGGGAGTGCGTGGTTCTGAAGTAAGAAGTCGTCATACCTCATAGTACGTCCATTTTTAGATGCAAACGTTTATAACTACCATTTAAAGTGAATATGCTAACGAAATAGTGTTAATTGCTTTAAAAGGACGATCGGACAGTATTTAATATGATactattcgaaatattacatATGATTAATAAGTGTACGATATAGTGAATGATACGGGTAATggttattgtaaaatttaaacaaatgcTCTTCAAGAGACATCGGTAGCAATGTAGCTCGTATCATTAAAGAGAAATCACTTGTGATTTTATTGTACagattatttcgattaattaagattaataatatactcaTTGTTCCATGACTTCCCTACTCAATAATACGTGAGTAAAcgaatttcataataataatttgtaattcttCACGCGAATTAGACACGAATGCGTTTTAGTGCGAATAAATGGTAGAAATGATTATATTGGAATATTAGACATTTTTCTaccatgtatgtatatacacatatatatatatatatatatatatatatatatatatgtatatatatatatatatatatatatatatatatatatatataatattaattagtaaCGTAATAAGTCTCATGAAggaaacatatattttatggaTATTAAAGTAATGACTTCCTTTTAACAATTCTTATGTGATTTTAGGTTAGCAAAAAATGACAGTATTAGAATCAGAAGAAGATACAGATAAACGGTCGGTGCCACctacaaaaaaattttgctTATCTATTTCAAACTGCGAACATACATTTCCTAATACCATTCCACAGCCCCCTCATACTTCTTTTAGAGGGGGCCTCTTCGACAGACCAGATCTCTTATacagtacgtatatatataattttatcatattctattatatttattctgttttttattatgatatttaaaatattatttgtattacgtACAGCCAGAATGATGAATGGTTATCGCAATCAATTGAGTAATCATCAGGATGGAAGTTACGATATTTCAGCATTAGGAACAGAAGGATTAAAAATAGCGACTCTATGTAATCTAGGAAATACATGCTTTTTGAACAGtgttatatatactttaagaTTTGCACCATCCTTCTTACACAATTTACATCATCTTGCTACTGATCtatcaaatttaaatgataagcAATTACAAACTAAAgtaaattttcttgttttcataTAGATATTGATGCATATTAAATTGATGGTAGCATTggatagtaataattttattatgacaGATCAAATCTTCATCCTTGGGTAGAACCGGTGTATCATTAACAGCAAGTGGTAGTCGTAGTTGGAGTAGTAAAGATTTATTGGCCTTAGCTGGTCCAACTGGAGAACTTAACAAACCTCGAATACAAATAGCAACAGAGAAATTACATAGTTTATTTATGGCACTACGTGCATCGGAAGCAAGGGAGAACTGTGAACCATACCAACCAGATGCATTTTTACAAGCACTTAGGTATGTTTTGatgtaaatatgatattatcaaatataaagatataacttAATTTTTTACAGAGAAGTAAATCCTATATTCGAAGGGAACCAACAGCAGGATGCTCATGAACTTTTAGTTTGCTTACTCGATAATATTAGAGAAACCTTTCAACTTTTAGTTAGACATAGAGAAAGTCAATTTGGACAGAATAATGTAAGTTTCTCTGAACTTTCTGCGGAGCAACAAACGGACGTACAATCGGAAGATAGTAATTCAAGTAAACGCAGTATTAGAAAgtcacgaaagaaaaaaaaaattacatctcGAGGAAGTTCAATTTGTTTAATTCCATCGAATACAAATGGCGTTTCTTCATCGAGGCCATATGAAAATGGTCATGCAGAATTTCTTGAAAGTAACGGGGACATAGGAAATCATAGAccagaaagtaaaaaatgttttatctcTGAAGACTTTGAGGGTATCAGTTTGTTAAGAACAACGTGTCTGGAATGCGAACATGTTACCGAACGAAAGGAAACATTCTGTGACATATGTGTCCCCATTGATGTTAATAGATCAAACGAAAAAGGTTTccttatcgaatattttttaatcatgttTATAATTCTCAATAGTAGTTCTgaataataactttttcttttagacgACGAGGGACGATCTGTAGATAGCAGCGAGGTATATAGGCGTGCTGTAGTAACCAGTGAATTTCTGGTTGGTAGGGATAAGTATTGGTGTGCACGTTGTCTAAGATATAATGAAGCACGACGAGCAGTTTGTTTCCCTTGCTTGCCTCGACTTCTGATCTTacaattgaaaagattttctacCAAAGCTGGGTATGTTTATACATCATACTTGGATagaacataaatttatatgattataaataaataatttggataaaattatagatcaatggaaaaaatcaataatcatATGCCTACTCCGCTAACATTACAATGCTTCTGTGAAGAGTGCTATAACAAGCACGTCCATGGAAGCGTTTCTACGAAGGATCAAACACACGAGTATAAACTTTATTCTGTCATCATGCATCAGGGTGCAACCATGACAGCTGGTCATTATGTTGCTTACACACGATTACCCGATGAGTCTGCATTAGCGGAATACTTTAATTGTGACAGGGATAGTAAACGTCAAACCACTGGTCAGAGTAGTAGTAGCACAAATACAAATTCCTCTTCCTCCGACAAAACGTcaagtatttttaaatacttcaAGAAACCAAGTGTTAGTGAGAATAAGGAACAATTAGTAAAAGTCGGCTGTCGCAGTATGGACTGCTGCGGCTTTAGAAATTCTAAGTATACTAAATTATCCGAACAAGGGGTTTGGCTCGAGTGCGACGATGAAGCGGTACATGTAATTCCATTAAGACAATTGGAAGATAAACTGGCACCAAATCCACGAAATTCTGCGACCCCTTATCTTTTGTTCTATGTGAGATCCCCGAGGTAAGCCTTATTCTTAAAACAATGTCGGATGTCTATATTTAAAGTCTCGAAGATAATCGTGCAAAAGGCCTCACTTTTCCTCGCCAATAAATCGCGCTATGATGTTAACACACAttccagatatatatatatatatatatttatcttatacgATTGTATCGGGCTTAGATGAATGTGTATAAttttcgtagaaaataaattatatactataattgTCTTGTACAtcgatctttcgaaaaaaattatgttaaccCATTTGCATCATAGCTCTTAATACGTACGTTATTTATCTGAAATGTTCAATTGATAATCGGGCCCATATCGTGCAACGATAGTTCTtatgtttttgtttattattgattttacttAGAAATTAcgtataatgataaaaaaaaaagataatattagtagattttctttaattaatgtggcaattttttaaatgatctatACATAACGGTACATCGCATTTaaaaatagtttcttttttaagggACTTAGATAAACATATCTTGCATCGCTTTGatactttcattctctttgctttcgtttagaaaatattattcttgtgGGGAAAAGTGCCAGTCAAttgttatttgattatttatagataCTGTCTCccttatacttttattttttaaatgcttGACAATAATTTTTGCTTATAAATGTGGAAAACTtgatcttttttgtttttcttgaagaggatataattatttaacagtATCATatctacaaaataaaaaaatatttttttatacgctTTCTTATATCTGCAAATTGTGTGTAATTTACTTAACATTTGGCCTAtatcaatttcattaatatttttattataattgtattattattgttggtTTCAAaagtttaacatttttttggaTATTATACATTTCACAATATAAAATTGGTGAACTATTTCTACTAGCAGAATCAGTCTTATCTTTttgaagttatatatatatcttgtttgAAAAtcacataatttataaaatttgataccAAATTTCACTCGTTagattcgaataaattatgTGTAATGCAAATGGCACATCTCTACATTGCACATTAATGATTCATtgatggaaatatttttatacggtttatacataagtacaaaatttttaatgattatatcggaaatttttttaatttttatcaatgaatcattagaattataattattgccagtaaaatgtaaatttgcAACAATGCCCAGGAAAAActcttataaaatttctatgcTTTTATTCATACTTCGATAACTTTGTATAGTAGATTTTTGAactatattcattaaaatatttaactccatatatatttttagtttatcttctttaattcttatgaattttctctttgcagctttgtatttgtttattttcaatataattttttgaattaatttgtcattgaaaaacaatacaaaaatTTCTCTCCTAGACATATCTCCCATGTTAATGGTTGCATCATTTGTGACAGAAATGACGATTATATGTACTTTTGGTATACGGTTTTCTTGCTTccaaagaaaatctttatttcttatactaaaagtatcatctttattacaaAAGATCATCTTCACTGCTATCATTGGGAAGAATAGGACGTACACGTTTTCAACTTCTTCCTATTTCCACACTGGGCTTCGAATTGGAAAAATTCATCGCTATTTATTGTGctgattaaattttattttatttaaagttataaaattaaattatttaaaaaatttgtatttagaTTAGAAAGTACCTATTGTTTTAACAGTCAAAAAGGTCTGAAGAACATAAGGAAAAACTTGATGATAATGCGCTAtaagtttaaaaatttctaagcTTCGAAATCCTTCTATACTACT
Above is a genomic segment from Vespa velutina chromosome 13, iVesVel2.1, whole genome shotgun sequence containing:
- the LOC124953797 gene encoding synaptonemal complex protein 1-like — translated: MDNYCSPQWVDFTSNLEVPSDSYFDEDHEIDKYRECLVASQTEVTLTETEKKENISKETKESIKLEKKNFTESSSDINEEVETELNIIKNTPIKLMYTSSTSSYGSSKCKLLKKVSYNDIIQEAMENLQNCVLTPSSVFKKPMLITNEASKLEFQDNNQVNCSSSKEIEQVTKDLSNEEIKSLSASITKHDIDTTPQNNLLNPNQSSINLLKYNEFDQKLDCDNNTGCHTSENSTKLSLKVNMCNKPNSCKSIEKSNGRKQSRTLSYQCRRQSLTFRRHSNRYISSAAAVLQYQNKTPERFHSQSRKKQKEPKVNEMKENHLKLKSTKQDLSNSLFQTNSNKNVTLTDVKKSKLIKSTGSCSNASTKRTSRNKNVFSAIVDNNGSGLVIKKEKILFYDIPIDSKQKKTTRPIPFSFENRDKLKQESKLKQSQLNKNDNKNIENLPNKKNLSMIKGGSSLSISSTNSQKNTSINIREKKLLKVEKENKQCDVNASTTSEINIDQKGNIKPKIMKIGMNSYERAKQRHEFDEKIKQKIIMQEKERQKEEEKKLAKEKLQIAVLRKQTEMKARPMPVFKPPRHIKSLKPLTEPHSPAWAHKNKKSTS